AAGCATATTTATCGTCTATTTTGCACTAATGCTATGCGTAGGCGTTTATTTTTATTTCCAAAATAGAGATATTGATGATTATTATGTTGGCGGACGCTCTATGAGTAGCTGGCATATAGGTTTATCGGTTGTTGCAACTGATGTGGGAGGTGGATTTTCCATAGGCTTAGGTGGTTTAGGATTTGGAATTGGAATAGCAGGCTCATGGATGCTTTTTACAGGATTAATTGGTGCATGGATAAGTGCAGTATTATTAATTCCTACAATAAGTAAATTATCTGCAAAAAATAAATTCTATACTTTCCCTCAAATTTTCGAACACTTTTACAATAATAAAGTAGCCCTTATCGCAGGAATCATATCAGCCATTGGTTATATAGGTTTTACAAGTTCTCAGCTATTGGCAGGTGCTAAATTGGCATCAGCAACTTTTATTGAAATTGATTTGCAAACTGCTTTAATTATTATGGGAGTAATTGCAGTGGTTTATACCGGTATCGGAGGCTTAAAAGCTGTTATTTATACCGATACTATTCAGTGGATTATTTTAATGTCGGGTTTATTATTTATTGGTATTCCGTTTTCATATATCGCAATTGGAGGAATGGAAGCAATAAAATCTACACTCGGTCCAGAGTTTTTATCTATGGCAAATGTAAGTTGGCAAGAGCTTGTGAATTGGGGCGTTACCATTATTCCCATTTGGTTTGTTGGTATGACTTTATACCAAAGAATTTACGCTTCAAAAAACGAAAAACAAGCAAAAAAGGCATGGTTTATAGCAGGCTTATTTGAGTGGCCATTAATGGCATTTATGGGAGTTACATTAGGATTATTTTCTCGTGTAGCATACGAAAGCGGAATGTTTGCCGATATAGGATATGCCGTAGGAACTGCTTTTGACGCTGAAATGGGTTTGCCTATTTTATTAAATAAAGTTTTGCCAGTAGGAATAATCGGATTGATGCTTTCCGCTTATTTTTCCGCTATTTTATCAACTGCCGATAGTACATTAATGGCAGCATCGGGCAACGTGCAAACCGATATTTTACAAAAAATATTTAAGTTTAAAACTGATGCAAAATCGCAATTACGATTATCTCAAATTGTAACTTTAGTAATTGGAACATTCTCCATAGTTTTAGCATCGTATATGACTAATGTTCTTGAGCTTATGTTGTATTCGTATGCTTTTATGGTTTCAGGGCTATTCATTCCTGTTTTAGTAGCTTTATTTACTAAAAATCCGAGTCCAAATGCAGCAATTGCAGCAATGATAGTAGGTGGTTCTACAACAGTATTACTTGTTGTATCAGGTATTTCATTACCATTTAATTTAGATGCTAATATTTTTGGAATAATGGCATCTTTTGTTATATACTTAACAATAAATAAGATAAAATGAACCAAAAATTAATAAACATAAGACATTTATTACATCAAAATCCTGAATTATCAAATCAGGAAATAGAAACAGCTATACGTGTTTCCGATTTTATGAAGGCTCTAAATCCCGATAAAATTGTTAATATATCAAAGACTGGCAGATTATTTATTTTCGATAGTAATAACGATGGTAAAACAACTGTTTTTAGAGCAGATATGGATGCTTTACCTATCAATGAAGAAAACAAAACTATTAAGTATCTATCATTAAATAAAGGCATTGCACATTCCTGTGGACATGATGGACACATGACAATTGTTTTAGGATTAGCACAAAAAATAGCAGAGAACAGACCTAAAAAAGGAAAAGTAATTTTACTATTTCAGCCAGCCGAAGAAAGTGAACAAGGAGCAAGGGATATTGTAAACGATGAAAAATTTAATATATTAAAACCTGATTATATTTTTGCTTTACACAATATACCAAAAGAAGAAAAACATCAAATAATTGTAAAAAACGGAAGTTTTGCTGCTGCATCAAAAGGAATGACCGTAAAACTATTTGGTAAATCATCGCATGCAGCCGAACCGGAGAAAGGGATTAGCCCAGCCGATGCTATTTCAAAAATAATAGAACAATTACACAATTTAAGAGATAATAAAACGCTGTTTTCCGACTTGATTTTACTTACAATAATAAATATTAAACTAGGAGAAATAGCCTTTGGAACATCGCCAGGTTATGCCGAAATTAGAATAACATTGCGTGCATTCGAAAACAAGGATATGAAAATTCTTACAGATAAAACAGAGGCAGTAATCAATAAAATTACAGAGGAAGAAAATTTAAAAGCAGAAATTAAATATTCAGAAGTGTTTCCTGCCATTATAAATAATCAGAAGTGTTTCAATTTAATAAAACAATCGGCAAACATAAATAATTATGATATTAAAGAAATTGACAAAGCATTTAAATGGTCGGAAGATTTTGGCTATTATTCGGAAAAATACAATACAGGATTTTTTGGTTTAGGGTCAGGAAAAAATCAACCTGCATTACATAATCCCGATTTTAACTTTCCAGACGAAATAATTGAAACAGGTGTAAACTTGTTTTATTATATATATAAATTAATTAATTTAAAAGAATAAAATTATGTTACAAATTGAAAGAATTAACAACAACAATGAATTTAAAAAAATTAGTAGAGAAGAGTTTATCGATTTCTTATTTACTCATCTTGACAAATTCGGTGATCCAAA
This is a stretch of genomic DNA from Bacteroidota bacterium. It encodes these proteins:
- a CDS encoding sodium:solute symporter family protein yields the protein SIFIVYFALMLCVGVYFYFQNRDIDDYYVGGRSMSSWHIGLSVVATDVGGGFSIGLGGLGFGIGIAGSWMLFTGLIGAWISAVLLIPTISKLSAKNKFYTFPQIFEHFYNNKVALIAGIISAIGYIGFTSSQLLAGAKLASATFIEIDLQTALIIMGVIAVVYTGIGGLKAVIYTDTIQWIILMSGLLFIGIPFSYIAIGGMEAIKSTLGPEFLSMANVSWQELVNWGVTIIPIWFVGMTLYQRIYASKNEKQAKKAWFIAGLFEWPLMAFMGVTLGLFSRVAYESGMFADIGYAVGTAFDAEMGLPILLNKVLPVGIIGLMLSAYFSAILSTADSTLMAASGNVQTDILQKIFKFKTDAKSQLRLSQIVTLVIGTFSIVLASYMTNVLELMLYSYAFMVSGLFIPVLVALFTKNPSPNAAIAAMIVGGSTTVLLVVSGISLPFNLDANIFGIMASFVIYLTINKIK
- a CDS encoding amidohydrolase, producing MNQKLINIRHLLHQNPELSNQEIETAIRVSDFMKALNPDKIVNISKTGRLFIFDSNNDGKTTVFRADMDALPINEENKTIKYLSLNKGIAHSCGHDGHMTIVLGLAQKIAENRPKKGKVILLFQPAEESEQGARDIVNDEKFNILKPDYIFALHNIPKEEKHQIIVKNGSFAAASKGMTVKLFGKSSHAAEPEKGISPADAISKIIEQLHNLRDNKTLFSDLILLTIINIKLGEIAFGTSPGYAEIRITLRAFENKDMKILTDKTEAVINKITEEENLKAEIKYSEVFPAIINNQKCFNLIKQSANINNYDIKEIDKAFKWSEDFGYYSEKYNTGFFGLGSGKNQPALHNPDFNFPDEIIETGVNLFYYIYKLINLKE